The Saccharothrix violaceirubra genome segment GCGCCGGGCGGGCGCTCCGGCCGTGCTGCCGTTCGCGTTGGCGGTGACGGCGTGAGGCTGACCACGGACCGGTTGGTGGTGCGGCACTTCACGCCGGAGGACGCCGCCGCGTTCGCCGCGTGGCGCTCCGATCCCGAGGTCGCCCGCTACCAGAGTTGGGACGCGCCTTATCCGGAGGCGAAGGCCGTGGAGTTCGTCCGGGAACTCCTCGCCTCGGACCCGGACGCGCCCGGCTGGTACCAGTACGCCGTCGAGGCAGATGGCTTGGTGGTGGGCGATGTCGGGGTGTGCTTACACGAGAACGGAATGCAGGCCGAGATCGGCTACTCGGTGGCGCGCGCCCATCAGCGACGCGGGTACGCGACCGAGGCGGTGCACGGCGTTCTGGGCTTCTTGTTCGAGGAGCGCGGCCTGCACCGGGTGTCGGCGGAATGCGACGCCCACAACACCCCTTCGGCGAAGTTGTTGACCCGCTTGGGTTTCCGCTTGGAAGGTCGGCGGCCGGAGAACACGTGGACGAAGGGAGCGTGGAGGGACGACCTGCTGTTCGGTTTGCTGGCGCGGGACTGGCACACATGAGGGCCGCGCGCGATGGCATGGGCCGACACGGACAGGTCCTGACGGACGGCCTACGGCTTGACGACAGACCGCGCCCGCCCGACCACCGCCCAGCCTTACGGCGGGCCGACGACGTCCGGCCGCACCACCGTCGCACCGCGGCCTAATGGCGCAGGGGGACCAGGTCGTCGGCGTGGACGACCTCCCGGCGGTGCTCCTCCGGGAGGTTCGGGCTGGAGAGGCCGATCAGGTCGGGGAGTTCCGTCGCGTCGAACGCGACCACCCCCCTGGCCACGACCTCGCCCGCCAGGTCGACCAGTTCGACCACGTCGCCCGCGTCGAAGACACCTTCCACCGCCATGATCCCGGCGGCCAGCAGTGACCGGCGGCGGTCGACCACGGCGGCCACCGCACCGTCGTCCAGGACCAGCCTGCCGGAGGCGTCCGCCGCGTGGCCCAGCCAGAACCTGCGGGCCGAGAGGCGGGGGCCGGTCGGTACGAAGGCGGTGCCCACGTCCGCTTTCCCCAACGCGTGGAAGGCATCGGCGGCACCGGCCAGGAGTACCGGGATTCCCGCCGAAGCGGCGAGGTGGGCGGCGGCCAGCTTCGAGGCCATGCCGCCGGTGCCCAGGCCCGACGCGCCGGTGGTGGTCGTGTCGATCCCGTCCGCGTCGGCGTGGCCGGTGATCTCGGTGATGCGCCGGGCGCCCGGCGTCCTGGGGTCGGCGTCGTACACGGCGTCCACATCGGACAGCAGGACCAGGGCCTCCGCGCCCACCAGGTGGGCGACCAGCGCCGCCAGCCGGTCGTTGTCGCCGAAGCGGATCTCGGCCGTGGCGACCGTGTCGTTCTCGTTGACGACGGGCACGGCACCCAGCGCCAGCAGGCGGGAGAACGTGCGCTGGGCGTTGCGGTAGTGGGAACGGCGCACGACGTCGTCGGCGGTGAGCAGGACCTGGCCGACGGTCAGGGCGTAGCGGCCGAACGAATTCGCGTACGCGTGGGCCAGCGTCAACTGCCCCACGCTCGCCGCCGCCTGCTGGGTCGCCAGATCACGCGGCCGACGGGTGATGCCCAACGGGGCCAGGCCGGCCGCGATGGCACCGGACGACACCAGCACGACCTGGCTCCCGGCGGCGCAGCGGCTCGCCACCGCGTCCACCAGGGCGTCCAGGCGTCCGGCGTCCAAACCACCCTCGGCGGTCGTCAGGGACGACGAGCCGACCTTCACCACGACACGGCCGGCCGTCGCCACGGACCGCCTGGCCTGCGACACCGTCACCGGAGCGCTCACTCGTCCTCTTCGAAGTCCTCGTCCGCGTAAGAACCCGGAATCCTCCGGGACTTCTTGGCCGCCAAGCGCTCCGCGGCGCCCACGCGGTTCATGGGCTCCAGGCGGGCATCGGTACCGCGTCCACTCATGGTCATCGCGATACCGGCGGGGGTGGTCGGCTCCCAGTCGAACACCAGGTCGCCGATGGTGACCTGGGCACCGGGTACCGCGCCCTTCTTGACCAGTACGTCCTCGACGCCCAGCCGGGCGAGGCGGTCGGCGAGGTAGCCCACGGCCTCGTCGTTGGTGAAGTCGGTCTGGCGGATCCAGCGCAGCGGGCGTTCGCCGTGCACGAGGAAACCGCCCGGCGTCTCCGGGTCCTCGACCACCGTGAACCCGGCGTCGTCGACGGCGGTCGGCCGCAGCACGATCCGGGTCGCCTCCTGCTTGGGCCGGGACGCGCGGTACTCCTCCACCACGCGTGCCAAGGCGAACGTCAGCTCGCGCAGGCCCTCACGGCTCGCGGTCGACACCTCGAACACCGGCAGGCCGCGGGCCTCGACATCCGCGCGGACCAGCTCGGCCAGCTCGCGCGCCTCGGGCAGGTCGATCTTGTTGAGCACGACCACGCGCGGGCGCTCGGCCAGGTCGCCGGCCAACGACGGGGTGTACTCGGCCAGCTCGGTCTCCAGCGCGTCGATGTCCGACAGCGGGTCGCGGCCGGGCTCGTACGTGGCGCAGTCGACGACGTGCACGAGCACCGCGCAGCGCTCGATGTGGCGCAGGAAGTCCAGACCGAGGCCCTTGCCCTCCGAGGCGCCGGGAATCAGGCCGGGCACGTCGGCCATCGTGAAGATCGTCTCGCCCGCCGTGATGACGCCCAGGTTCGGCACGAGCGTGGTGAACGGGTAGTCGGCGATCTTCGGCTTGGCCGCGGACAGCACCGAGATCAGCGACGACTTGCCTGCCGAGGGGAAGCCCAACAGGCCGACGTCCGCGACGGACTTCAGCTCCAGCACCAGGTTGTGCGCCTCGCCGGGCTCGCCCAGCAGCGCGAAACCGGGCGCCTTGCGGGCCTTGGACGCGAGCGAGGCGTTGCCCAGCCCGCCCCGGCCGCCCTGGGCCGCGACCAGCCGCGTGCCCTCGCCGGTCAGGTCGGCGACGAGGTCACCCGACTCGGTGAGCACGACCGTGCCGTCCGGCACGCGCAGTTCGAGGTCCGCGCCGTTCGCGCCGTCGCGGTTGCCGCCCTGGCCGCCCTTGCCGTTGCCGGCCGTGGCGTTGGGGCGGAAGTGGAAGTCCAGCAGGGTGTGCACCTGCGAGTCGACGACCAGGACGACGTCGCCGCCGCGACCGCCGTTCCCGCCGTCCGGCCCGCCGAGGGGCTTGAACTTCTCGCGGTGCACCGAGGCGACGCCGTTCCCGCCGTCGCCCGCGGCGACGTGGATGACCACCCGGTCGACGAAGCGGGACACGGGGAATTCCTTTCACAAAGAACGAGGGGCGGGTGCCGGAAACCCGGTCCCGCCCCTCGTCGGAAGTCGTGCGGCCTGATCAGGCGATCAGGCAGCGGCCTCGACCGGAACGATGTTCACGGTCTTGCGCCCACGCTTGCTGCCGAACTCCACCGCACCGGCGGCGAGGGCGAACAGCGTGTCGTCCTTGCCGCGGCCGACGTTGACGCCGGGGTGGAACTTGGTGCCGCGCTGGCGGATCAGGATCTCGCCGGCCTTGACGACCTGACCGCCGAACCGCTTGACCCCGAGGTACTGGGGGTTGGAGTCACGGCCGTTCCGGGAACTGGAAGCACCCTTTTTGTGTGCCATGGCTGGTCAGATCCTCACTTACCGGTGATGCCGGTGACCTCGACGCGGGTCAGCTTCTGGCGGTGACCCTGGCGCTTGTGGTAGCCGGTCTTGTTCTTGAACTTGTGGATGCGGATCTTGGGACCCTTGGTCTGCTCGACGACCTTGCCGGTCACCGTGATCTTCGCAAGGGCGTCGACAGCGGACGTGACGTCCTCGCCGTCCACGACGAGGAGGGGCGCCGCGAAGGTGATCTCGGTGTCCGGCTCGCCTTCGAGCTTCTCGACCTCGATGACGTCGCCGACAGCCACCTTGTACTGCTTGCCGCCGGTCTTGACGATCGCGTACATCGGGACGGAAGTCTCCTGCTACTCGACGGGAACGGACCGCGCGCGCCACGTCGCCACGAGAAGTTCGGGCGGAGGGGGCTTCGCGCGAGGCTGGGACCACCGGGACGGCGGACCGGTCATCAGGTTACGTGGCGGTGGACAGCGGGGTCAAACCGGGGTCCCCCTCGGGGCGGCGCCGCCGGAACGGCGCCGCACCCGGGTGGGATCAGCCTTCGGTGACCGCGTTGACCGGCGGGCCGGCGGGCCGCGAGGCGGCACGACGGCGGGTCCGCGTGCGGGACGTCGTGCCGTTGCGGGACTCGGCCGCGTCCGCCGGACCGACCTGGGTCGGCGGCGCGATCGACACGTGCGGTGCCTCGGGCTCGACGACCGGCGCCGACGCGGCGGGCTCGGCGACCCGCTCGACGACGACGGGCTCGGCGGGAGCGGCCGGCTCCGGCGCCGACGACTCGCGCCGGCTCACCGCACCGGCCTCGCGCCGGGCCACGCGACGGCGCTGCCGACGCGGCCGACCGTCGTCGGGCGCCTCGTCCACGGAAGAGTCGCCGATCACGGCCGCGCCCGACACCGGACCACTCTCGACGGACGCGCCGCCGTCCGGCGCCGTGACGGTCGGACCGACCACGGGTGCGGTCTCGACCGGCTCGTCCTCCACGATCGCGGGCAGGTCGACCGGCGCCTCGGCGGGCGGCGCGGCGTTGTCGCCGCCCTTGCCACGCCGGGACTTGCGCCCGCCACCCTGCTGCTGCTGCTGCGGCGGCTGTTGCTGCTGCTGTTGTTGACCGGACTGGCCCGAACCACCGTGCGCGTGGCCGGCCACCGGCTCGGTCGACACCACCAGGCCACGCCCGCGGCAGTGCTCGCACGTGCTGCTGAACGCCTCCAGCAACCCGGTGCCGACCCGCTTGCGGGTCATCTGCACCAGGCCGAGCGAGGTCACCTCGGCGACCTGGTGGCGCGTGCGGTCCCGGCCGAGGCACTCGGTCAGGCGACGCAGCACCAGGTCCCGGTTGGACTCCAGCACCATGTCGATGAAGTCGATCACGATGATGCCGCCGACGTCGCGCAGCCGGAGCTGGCGGACGATCTCCTCCGCGGCCTCCAGGTTGTTGCGCGTCACCGTCTCTTCGAGGTTTCCGCCCGAACCGGTGAACTTGCCGGTGTTCACGTCGATCACGGTCATCGCCTCGGTGCGGTCGACGACCAGGTAGCCGCCCGAGGGCAGCCACACCTTGCGGTCCAATGCCTTGAGGAGCTGCTCGTCGATGCGGTGCTCGGCGAACACCTCCGTGTTGCCCACGTGGCGACGCAGCCGGTCCTGGAGGTCGGGCGCGACGTGGCGCACGTACGCCTCGATCACGTCCCACGCCTCCGAGCCCTGCACGATCAGCGCGGAGAAGTCCTCGGTGAACAGGTCGCGGACGACCTTCACCAGCAGGTCGGGCTCTTCGTACAGCAGCTGCGGAGCCTGGGCGCGCGGCACGTCGGCCTTCTCCTTGATGACCTGCCACTGCGCCTGGAGGCGGGTGACGTCGCGGCCGAGCTCCTCCTCCGCGATGCCCTCGGAGGCGGTGCGGATGATCACGCCCGCGTCCTCGGGCACCACGCGCTTGAGGATGTCCTTGAGGCGCTTGCGCTCGGTGTCGGGCAGCTTGCGGCTGATGCCGGTCGCGCCGCCGCCGGGCACGTACACCAGGAAGCGGCCGGGCAGGCTGATCTGCGTGGTCAGCCGGGCGCCCTTGTGGCCGACCGGGTCCTTGGTGACCTGCACGAGCACGCTGTCGCCGGTGGACAGGGCCTGCTCGATCTTGCGGGCCTTGCCCTCGAGGCCCGCGGCGTCCCAGTCGACCTCGCCCGCGTAGAGCACGGCGTTGCGACCGCGGCCGATGTCGATGAAGGCGGCCTCCATCGACGGCAGCACGTTCTGCACGCGGCCCAGGTAGACGTTGCCGACCAGCGAGCCGGTGCCCGACGAGGTCACGAAGTGCTCGACGAGGACGCCGTCCTCCAGCACGCCGATCTGCGTGCGGTCGCCGCGCTCGCGCACGACCATGGTGCGCTCGACGGCCTCGCGTCGGGCCAGGAACTCGGCCTCGGACAGCACCGGCGCACGACGGCGCCCGGCCTCGCGACCGTCCCGGCGGCGCTGGCGCTTGGCCTCCAGCCGGGTCGAGCCGCGCACGCTGCGGACCTCGTTCTGGGCGGCCTCGGAGTCGGCCTTGTCGTCCCGTGCGTCGCGCACGTGGACGACCGTGTTCGGCGGGTCGTCCTCGTTCGGCGTCGCCTCGTCCTCGGCAACGCCCCGGCGACGACGACGGCGCCGACGGCGCCGGTTGCCGCCGCCTTCGCCTTCCTCGTCGGCGGCCTCGTCCTCGACCGTCTCCTCGCCGACGGCCTCGGCCGCCTCGTCGGTCGACTCGTCGACGTCGGCCTCGTCGCCCATGCCCTTGCCGCGACCACGACCACGACGGCCACGACGGCGACGACGACGGCCTTCGCCCTCGTCACCGGCGTCCTCGTCGGCGTGCGCCTCGTCGCCGACCGGTTCGGCCGCGGGCTCCTCGTCGACGTCGGCCGTCGTCGCGGCGGGCGCGACCACGGGCACGGGCGTCGGCGGCAGGAACACCGCGGACGGCGGCGCGAACAACGGGGTGAGCGCGGCCACCTCGCGGGGCGGCAGCGCCGGTTCCTCGGTGGTCTCGTCGACCTCGCCGGTGACGATGTCGTCCCAGTCCAGCAGGCTTTCCGCGACCTTCAGGGCGAGGTCACGCGTCACGCTGGACTGCGCGCTGCGCACCGTCTCGCCGAGATCGGCGAGCGCGGCGACCACGTCCTTGCTGCTCGCGCCGAGCAGCTTCGCCAGGGCGTGCACCCTGAGCTTGGCCGGCAGATCCGCCAACTGCGGGTGTGCGGATGTGACGTTACCCCCGCCGGCGCCGCCGGCAGGCCTGTCCGTGTTCGACATGCAGCTCCTCCACCCCCGGGCGCGTCGATCGACGCGGCCGCGCAGGGGCCTCTTCTCTTTTGTCCACTCACCGCCGCGGCCGGCGGCGGGAATCCTTGCCTTCACGCCGAGCGCATGCCGCCAGGGCACGCGGTACGGCAGGTCTACTTCTCCCGCGACGACGCCGTCAGCGGTGCTCCGACAGCCGGGTCAGTCCTCCGTCACCCTGTCCGGGGAGAGCGGATCGACCAGGTTGCCATCGTCCTCGAGCCGGCCCTGCGCCATCCGGGTCGCCTTCGCGGGGACCGGCGGAACCAGGTCGGCGACGACCCGGAGCGCGCTCAGCACGTCGTCGGGTCGCACGGTAGGCGTTGTCTGCCGTACGACCGTCATGAGTATCCCACACGGTTGTGACAATCCAGGCGCATCGTGTCCGGCATCGCTCGAATGCCCGTCGACCTGGGCCGACACCAGGGCCGGCCGCACGTCGAGCAGGCGTTTGCCGTCCTTGGTGAGCCGTTCGACCTCGACCGACGTCGCGGACAGCAACGCGGCCACCGCGAACTCCAGCCGATCGGGTGACACGCCGGGCAGTTCGATCCGCCAGCGACTGGCGTCGATCCGCTCCGGGAGGTTGCCACCACCCGACTGGACGATCTCCAGGATGTCCAGGCCCGGCGGCAGGGCCGCGTCGAGGGCCGCACGCAGCGCCTCGGGCTCGACCTCCTCTACGACCTGCACCTCCACGTACTCGGCCTCGCTCGCCACACCGGTCGGTGCGGCATTCGCCCATGACACCTTCGGGTGGGGGTTGAAGCCCTGCGAGTAGGCCATGGGCACGCCCGCGCGGCGCAGTGCGCGTTCGAAGGTCCGGGCGATGTCGCGGTGCGACGTGAACCGCAACCGGCCGCGTTTCGCGTAGCGCACCCGAAGCCTCTGCACCGGTGCGGCCGACGGGTTGGGCTGGTGCTGGCGGTTCAGTGCTGCTCCCTCGGGGTATTCGGGCACGCCCGCCGGGATGGGCGTCCCGACGGTCCACGGTCCTGCTCCACGAGGACGGTACCTTGGTCGTGTCAAGCGCGGTTGAGCTTGTCTGGTTCGTCGGGCGTGGCTACCGTCCGGCACCAGTGGCCCGATCGACGGCGTGCCGACGCGCGGGCTCCCCGCCAGCCCAGCACCTGGAGGTCCCCCGTGCCTCTGCTCCGCCGCGCCCGAGCGGCAGCGGTCGGCGTGGCGTTGCTCGCGACCGGGTTCGCCCCCGGTTCGGCCTCGGCGAGCATCGCGGTGCCGACGTACGCCGCGGCGGACCCCGACGAGGTCGGCGCGTCCCACTGCATCCAGCCCGGACCGACCCTGCGCTACCTGGTGGTGTTCGACGAGGGCACGAGCAGCCCGCTGGCGGACGCCCTGGTCACGGGCGCGTGCGGCACGATCGCGACCTACCACCCGCAGATCTCGGTGGCCGTCGTGACCTCGGCCGACCCGGGGTTCGGCACGAAGATGGGGCCGGAGCGGGCCTACAGCGCGCAGGCCGACGGCAGGTCCCGGCGGACGCCCGCGAAGAAGCGCGAGGACGAACCGGTGGGCAGCCGGACGGCGGACGGCACACTGGACCGGACGGCCGAGCAGTGGGACATGGAGTTGATCCACGCCGCCGAGGCGCACGCCGTCAGCACGGGCAGCCGTGACGTCGTGGTGGGCGTGCTCGACTCGGGCGTGGACCCCACGCACCCCGACCTGGTCGACGCGCTGGACCCCGAACTGTCGGCGGGCTGCACGACCGGCGTGGCCGACCCCGCCGAGGCCGCCTGGTCGCCGACCACGTCGGTGCACGGCACGCACGTCGCGGGCACGATCGCGGCGGCCGACGACGGCCGGGGCACCACGGGCGTCGCGCCGGGCGTGCGGATCGCGTCGGTGAAGGTCGTCGACGACGACGGGTTCATCTACCCCGAATACGCGGTGTGCGGGTTCATGTGGGCGGCGACGCACGGCATGACCGTGACCAACAACAGCTACTACATCGACCCGTGGGTGTTCACCTGCCAGAACCAGGACGGGCAGAAGCTGGTCTACGAGGCCGTGCGCCGGGCCGTGGACTACGCGGCGGCGCGGGGCGTGCTGACCGTGGCGGCGGCGGGCAACGCGGCCGTCGACCTGACCAAGCCGGGCCGGGACGCGCAGAGCCCGACGAACGCCGCGCCCGAGGACGTCAAGCCGCGGCCCGTGGACAACACGTGCCTGGTGCTGCCCGCGCAGTTGCGCAACGTGGTCGCGGTCTCGTCCGTGGGCGCCAATCGGGTGAAGGCCGGGTACAGCTCGTATGGGCTGGGCGCGGTGGACGTCACGGCGCCGGGCGGTGACCGGCGGCAGGTGCCGGCGGACGGCGGGCAGGGCTGCGTGCTGTCGACCGTGCCGAACGGCTACGACTACTCCTGCGGCACGTCGATGGCAGTGCCGCACGCGTCCGGCGTGGCCGCGCTGATCGCCTCGCAGCACCCGTCGGCGGGCGCGGGCGAACTCGGACGGATGCTCAACGCGGGCGCGCAGACTGTGCCGTGCCCGGCGGACTACGACCTCAACGGCACCGGCGTGCAGGACGCGTACTGCACCGGGTACTCCGAGTACAACGGCTTCTACGGGCACGGGATGGTGGACGCGGAGGCGGCCGTCACGCGGTGACGGCCGCCTGGGGTCACCCCTTGGTCAACGCCGGGTTGCGGACCGGCGAACCCTTGCCGACGGGCGAGATCGGCAGCAGCGTCCGGCCGGTCGGCCCGACCTCGATGTCGGTGCCCATGGCCGGGCACACGCCGCAGTCGAAGCACGGCGTCCAGCGGCAGTCGTCCTGCTCGCGCTCGTCGAGGGCGTCCTGCCAGTCGGCCCAGAGCCACTCCTTGTCCAGGCCCGAGTCGAGGTGGTCCCAGGGCAGGACCTCGAGTTCCTCGCGCTCGCGCGTGGTGAACCAGTCGAGGTCGACGCCCAGCGGCCCGAGTTCGGCCGCGGCGGCCTCGACCCAGCGCTCGTAGGAGAAGTGCTCGGACCAGCCGTCGAACCGGCCGCCCTCGCGCCACACCCGTTCGATCACCAGGCCGATGCGCCGGTCGCCCCGGGACAGCAGTCCTTCGATCAGCGAGGGCTTGCCGTCGTGGTAGCGCATGCCGATGTTGCGGCCAAGCGAGCGGTCGGCGTTGACGGCCTCGCGCAGCTTGCGCAGTCGCGAGTCGACGGTGTCCGGGTCGCACTGGCCGGCCCACTGGAACGGGGTGTGCGGCTTGGGCACGAACCCGCCGATGGAGATCGTGCAGCGGATGTCCTTGCGCCCGCTGACCTCACGGCCCTTGCGGATGACGTTCTTGGCCATCTCCGCGATCTGGAGGACGTCCTCGTCGGTCTCGGTGGGCAGACCGCACATGAAGTACAGCTTCACCTGCCGCCAGCCCGCCTGGAACGCGGCGCCGACCGTCCTGATGAGGTCCTCTTCGGACACCATCTTGTTGATGACGCGGCGGATGCGCTCGCTGCCGCCCTCGGGCGCGAACGTCAGGCCGGAGCGGCGGCCGTTGCGCGACAGCTCGTTGGCCAGGTCGATGTTGAACGCGTCCACACGGGTCGACGGCAGCGACAGGCTGGTGTTCGTGCCCTCGTAGCGGTCGGCCAAGCCCTTGGTGATCTCGGCGATCTCGGAGTGGTCGGCGCTGGACAGCGACAGCAGGCCGACCTCCTCGAAGCCGGTCGCCTCCAGACCGCGCTGGACCATCGCGCCGATGCCCTCGATCGAGCGTTCGCGCACCGGACGGGTGATCATGCCCGCCTGGCAGAACCGGCAGCCGCGCGTGCAGCCCCGGAAGATCTCCACGCTCATCCGCTCGTGCACGCTCTCCGCGAGGGGCACCAGGGGCTGCTTGGGGTACGGCCACGCGTCGAGGTCCATCGTGGTGCGCTTGAACACCCGGTACGGCACGCGCTCGCGGTTGGGCACCACGCGCTGGATGCGCCCGTCCGGCAGGTATTCGACATCGTAGAACCGGGGCACGTAGACGCCGCCGGTCTCGGCGAGTCGGGTCAGGATCTCGTCGCGCCCGCCCGGCCGGCCCTCGGCCTTCCACGCCCGCACCAGGTCGGTGATCTC includes the following:
- a CDS encoding GNAT family N-acetyltransferase, whose translation is MRLTTDRLVVRHFTPEDAAAFAAWRSDPEVARYQSWDAPYPEAKAVEFVRELLASDPDAPGWYQYAVEADGLVVGDVGVCLHENGMQAEIGYSVARAHQRRGYATEAVHGVLGFLFEERGLHRVSAECDAHNTPSAKLLTRLGFRLEGRRPENTWTKGAWRDDLLFGLLARDWHT
- the proB gene encoding glutamate 5-kinase gives rise to the protein MSQARRSVATAGRVVVKVGSSSLTTAEGGLDAGRLDALVDAVASRCAAGSQVVLVSSGAIAAGLAPLGITRRPRDLATQQAAASVGQLTLAHAYANSFGRYALTVGQVLLTADDVVRRSHYRNAQRTFSRLLALGAVPVVNENDTVATAEIRFGDNDRLAALVAHLVGAEALVLLSDVDAVYDADPRTPGARRITEITGHADADGIDTTTTGASGLGTGGMASKLAAAHLAASAGIPVLLAGAADAFHALGKADVGTAFVPTGPRLSARRFWLGHAADASGRLVLDDGAVAAVVDRRRSLLAAGIMAVEGVFDAGDVVELVDLAGEVVARGVVAFDATELPDLIGLSSPNLPEEHRREVVHADDLVPLRH
- the obgE gene encoding GTPase ObgE gives rise to the protein MSRFVDRVVIHVAAGDGGNGVASVHREKFKPLGGPDGGNGGRGGDVVLVVDSQVHTLLDFHFRPNATAGNGKGGQGGNRDGANGADLELRVPDGTVVLTESGDLVADLTGEGTRLVAAQGGRGGLGNASLASKARKAPGFALLGEPGEAHNLVLELKSVADVGLLGFPSAGKSSLISVLSAAKPKIADYPFTTLVPNLGVITAGETIFTMADVPGLIPGASEGKGLGLDFLRHIERCAVLVHVVDCATYEPGRDPLSDIDALETELAEYTPSLAGDLAERPRVVVLNKIDLPEARELAELVRADVEARGLPVFEVSTASREGLRELTFALARVVEEYRASRPKQEATRIVLRPTAVDDAGFTVVEDPETPGGFLVHGERPLRWIRQTDFTNDEAVGYLADRLARLGVEDVLVKKGAVPGAQVTIGDLVFDWEPTTPAGIAMTMSGRGTDARLEPMNRVGAAERLAAKKSRRIPGSYADEDFEEDE
- the rpmA gene encoding 50S ribosomal protein L27, producing the protein MAHKKGASSSRNGRDSNPQYLGVKRFGGQVVKAGEILIRQRGTKFHPGVNVGRGKDDTLFALAAGAVEFGSKRGRKTVNIVPVEAAA
- the rplU gene encoding 50S ribosomal protein L21 — its product is MYAIVKTGGKQYKVAVGDVIEVEKLEGEPDTEITFAAPLLVVDGEDVTSAVDALAKITVTGKVVEQTKGPKIRIHKFKNKTGYHKRQGHRQKLTRVEVTGITGK
- a CDS encoding translation initiation factor IF-2 N-terminal domain-containing protein codes for the protein MSNTDRPAGGAGGGNVTSAHPQLADLPAKLRVHALAKLLGASSKDVVAALADLGETVRSAQSSVTRDLALKVAESLLDWDDIVTGEVDETTEEPALPPREVAALTPLFAPPSAVFLPPTPVPVVAPAATTADVDEEPAAEPVGDEAHADEDAGDEGEGRRRRRRGRRGRGRGKGMGDEADVDESTDEAAEAVGEETVEDEAADEEGEGGGNRRRRRRRRRRGVAEDEATPNEDDPPNTVVHVRDARDDKADSEAAQNEVRSVRGSTRLEAKRQRRRDGREAGRRRAPVLSEAEFLARREAVERTMVVRERGDRTQIGVLEDGVLVEHFVTSSGTGSLVGNVYLGRVQNVLPSMEAAFIDIGRGRNAVLYAGEVDWDAAGLEGKARKIEQALSTGDSVLVQVTKDPVGHKGARLTTQISLPGRFLVYVPGGGATGISRKLPDTERKRLKDILKRVVPEDAGVIIRTASEGIAEEELGRDVTRLQAQWQVIKEKADVPRAQAPQLLYEEPDLLVKVVRDLFTEDFSALIVQGSEAWDVIEAYVRHVAPDLQDRLRRHVGNTEVFAEHRIDEQLLKALDRKVWLPSGGYLVVDRTEAMTVIDVNTGKFTGSGGNLEETVTRNNLEAAEEIVRQLRLRDVGGIIVIDFIDMVLESNRDLVLRRLTECLGRDRTRHQVAEVTSLGLVQMTRKRVGTGLLEAFSSTCEHCRGRGLVVSTEPVAGHAHGGSGQSGQQQQQQQPPQQQQQGGGRKSRRGKGGDNAAPPAEAPVDLPAIVEDEPVETAPVVGPTVTAPDGGASVESGPVSGAAVIGDSSVDEAPDDGRPRRQRRRVARREAGAVSRRESSAPEPAAPAEPVVVERVAEPAASAPVVEPEAPHVSIAPPTQVGPADAAESRNGTTSRTRTRRRAASRPAGPPVNAVTEG
- a CDS encoding TIGR03936 family radical SAM-associated protein, which codes for MQRLRVRYAKRGRLRFTSHRDIARTFERALRRAGVPMAYSQGFNPHPKVSWANAAPTGVASEAEYVEVQVVEEVEPEALRAALDAALPPGLDILEIVQSGGGNLPERIDASRWRIELPGVSPDRLEFAVAALLSATSVEVERLTKDGKRLLDVRPALVSAQVDGHSSDAGHDAPGLSQPCGILMTVVRQTTPTVRPDDVLSALRVVADLVPPVPAKATRMAQGRLEDDGNLVDPLSPDRVTED
- a CDS encoding S8 family peptidase, which encodes MPLLRRARAAAVGVALLATGFAPGSASASIAVPTYAAADPDEVGASHCIQPGPTLRYLVVFDEGTSSPLADALVTGACGTIATYHPQISVAVVTSADPGFGTKMGPERAYSAQADGRSRRTPAKKREDEPVGSRTADGTLDRTAEQWDMELIHAAEAHAVSTGSRDVVVGVLDSGVDPTHPDLVDALDPELSAGCTTGVADPAEAAWSPTTSVHGTHVAGTIAAADDGRGTTGVAPGVRIASVKVVDDDGFIYPEYAVCGFMWAATHGMTVTNNSYYIDPWVFTCQNQDGQKLVYEAVRRAVDYAAARGVLTVAAAGNAAVDLTKPGRDAQSPTNAAPEDVKPRPVDNTCLVLPAQLRNVVAVSSVGANRVKAGYSSYGLGAVDVTAPGGDRRQVPADGGQGCVLSTVPNGYDYSCGTSMAVPHASGVAALIASQHPSAGAGELGRMLNAGAQTVPCPADYDLNGTGVQDAYCTGYSEYNGFYGHGMVDAEAAVTR
- a CDS encoding TIGR03960 family B12-binding radical SAM protein, which produces MSAESVFPALEPLLPKVAKPVQYVGGELNATVKDWDGAAVRWALMYPDAYEVGLPNQGVMILYEVLNEQPDVLAERTYAVWPDLEALMREHGVPQFTVDGHRPVGAFDLLGVSFSTELGYTNLLNALDLAGVPIHAADRTEDHPIVVAGGHAAFNPEPISPFVDAAVLGDGEEAVLEITDLVRAWKAEGRPGGRDEILTRLAETGGVYVPRFYDVEYLPDGRIQRVVPNRERVPYRVFKRTTMDLDAWPYPKQPLVPLAESVHERMSVEIFRGCTRGCRFCQAGMITRPVRERSIEGIGAMVQRGLEATGFEEVGLLSLSSADHSEIAEITKGLADRYEGTNTSLSLPSTRVDAFNIDLANELSRNGRRSGLTFAPEGGSERIRRVINKMVSEEDLIRTVGAAFQAGWRQVKLYFMCGLPTETDEDVLQIAEMAKNVIRKGREVSGRKDIRCTISIGGFVPKPHTPFQWAGQCDPDTVDSRLRKLREAVNADRSLGRNIGMRYHDGKPSLIEGLLSRGDRRIGLVIERVWREGGRFDGWSEHFSYERWVEAAAAELGPLGVDLDWFTTREREELEVLPWDHLDSGLDKEWLWADWQDALDEREQDDCRWTPCFDCGVCPAMGTDIEVGPTGRTLLPISPVGKGSPVRNPALTKG